One window of Alosa sapidissima isolate fAloSap1 chromosome 21, fAloSap1.pri, whole genome shotgun sequence genomic DNA carries:
- the LOC121696189 gene encoding uncharacterized protein LOC121696189 codes for MAPPSKRSRAAKKRQADLRSTEVPCKRSPVAQVDLVSCDEVGRPRKKAHTQSSDAIQSSDCQLQCQLQCQLQCQLQSSDAIQANSTNSQTNSTNSLNMCHDNNATDCCSLNESVDFPERSVLMGSFHQGDSRFGNVRNKQCGAISLTAVLKSKMKNVWSWETGDLDDVLIKGTVLYRSMSAQGKIRDQGRGYIAVSELPRQYEVWNCDFSINFADSYTGFIQVDDYDDALRDVAMPFDEVSRGPEYVCSVCHRLLFRKQVVECKRHYYESKGAEVAALANRCITLQYLHVCDDECEQKCHLSDSPLSKLWICHTCHRKILGGKLPEESVTNNMHLDDIPPELKCLNSLEQHLIARHIPFMKLLCLPRGRQRACHGPCVSVPVNNTNVTNILPRNECDDKMIRVKLKRKLTYKGHYEYMYVHTDRVRNALRYLMANNKWYGDVTMNDEWVNSLNGTDQHEESTKQETPANSDDDNVPEEQAEEDVTYIKDQNGLLSDTSLQPVDLGSEIIDQNFQDILNVAPGEGNSPVRLLSDKTNEAKCFPVLFPSGGPTFHDERESKITLSRYLNTRILNADGRFAQNTDFIFYAQYISEVHQVVSGVSVALRKGGGNSPLKDASPDMLLNSDSLGKILRNDEGYKFLRGIRGTPPYWMSVQKDLFAMIRQLSIPTFFASFSSADLRWPEMLNSILRIEGKQTSVDDLDWSDKCGLIRQNPVTAARMFDHRWHCFLRDVIMSPAEPIGKIKDYFYRVEFQQRGSPHVHCLFWVENAPKIDKESDDEVAQFIDTYITCEIPPETDAELYEVVSSVQRHSTRHSKTCRKKNTVCRFNFPRPPSSCTFITRGGNCEDLNGNDDNTSASAIIKNVKTALTMPDMDFDTADAFFESLGIDQDLFEKAYNICSKKKSIVLKRSPGDIWVNQYNKDLLRAWQGNMDIQYVTDAFSVVVYILSYITKAEQEMGLLLQRAQDESMNGNLDAKAAFKQLGSVYLHNREVSAQEAVYRLTHMHLKECSRDVQFIPVGDNPVRMSLPLHLLQSKAQFQQCNDESSIWMTNVVERYKSRPQNAQFEDLCLASFCSEYRVLPKSQVPAERDSHDIVQLNNNCGFVKRRTRTEPAVVRYPRFSPTKNPEKYFHSLLQLFLPYYEDCHLKPPQFDTYEDFYKNGAVKCGVDVQRVQSIVDTNKALFEKESDEIDRAKQLLEDKIDLEDAWAQICPETERERLRCLNLMKKKVVDDEGDDDDKLIPDLTANPQTTCTLETNHVSMPRQDALHLLRSLNEEQSAIFYAVRKWCLQKLFGQNPEPLRLFITGGAGTGKSHLIKAIHYESTRLLSQIAENPEDLTVLLTAPTGVAAYNIGAATIHNTFSIGANVKLPYQPLGDEKVNSLRTKMGSLQILIIDEVSMVDHRLLAYIHGRLRQIKQTGDYSLFAKVSLICVGDFFQLKPVKGTPLFAENKGANLWDNNFEVAELTKVVRQENAAFAEMLNRLRVRKKNEPLTDCDVLTLRQRETGEESTDIHVYATNAEVDEYNVKRLQETCPDAISIRAQDFVRNPKTGRMERKFGFHTKVFNSCLPKCVSLGVGARVMLKKNIDVSDGLVNGACGTVVEIIQSQQDDDMPAAIHVEFEDPNVGKIQRSKAKRVSERSTIVEVQEEQVANNGGVRRQLPISLA; via the exons atGGCGCCTCCTAGCAAGCGGTCCAGGGCGGCCAAGAAGAGACAGGCTGACTTGAGGTCCACTGAG GTGCCGTGCAAGAGGTCCCCGGTGGCGCAGGTTGACTTGGTCTCCTGTGACGAGGTTgggcgtcctcgtaaaaaagccCACACACAGTCTTCGGACGCTATACAGTCTTCGGACTGCCAGTTACAATGCCAGTTACAATGCCAGTTACAATGCCAGTTACAGTCTTCGGACGCAATACAAGCAAACTCTACCAACTCTCAAACAAACTCTACCAACTCTCTGAATATGTGCCATGACAATAATGCTACTGATTGTTGTTCTTTGAATGAATCTGTTGACTTCCCAGAGAGATCTGTGCTGATGGGGTCTTTTCATCAAGGCGATTCACGGTTTGGAAATGTGCGCAACAAGCAGTGTGGTGCCATCAGTTTGACTGCTGTTTTGAAGTCCAAGATGAAGAACGTGTGGAGCTGGGAAACTGGAGATCTTGATGATGTTTTGATTAAGGGAACTGTTCTTTACAGGTCAATGAGTGCACAGGGTAAAATAAGAGACCAAGGAAGGGGTTACATTGCTGTGTCTGAATTGCCTAGACAATATGAAGTGTGGAATTGTGATTTCTCAATAAACTTTGCTGATTCTTACACTGGATTTATTCAGGTTGATGACTATGACGATGCTTTACGTGATGTTGCCATGCCTTTTGAT GAGGTCAGCCGTGGTCCTGAATATGTATGCTCAGTCTGTCATCGTTTACTCTTCAGGAAGCAGGTGGTTGAGTGTAAAAGACATTACTATGAAAGCAAAGGAGCAGAAGTGGCTGCATTGGCTAATAGATGCATAACATTGCaatatttacatgtgtgtgatgatgaatgTGAACAGAAATGTCATTTGTCTGATAGTCCATTAAGCAAATTATGGATTTGCCATACATGTCATCGTAAAATACTTGGAGGAAAACTTCCCGAAGAGAGTGTCACAAACAACATGCATTTGGATGATATTCCACCGGAACTTAAATGTCTGAACTCTTTGGAACAACATCTCATTGCACGTCACATTCCCTTCATGAAGCTGTTGTGTTTGCCTCGAGGCCGCCAGAGAGCTTGCCATGGTCCTTGCGTCTCTGTTCCTGTTAATAACACAAATGTGACAAATATACTCCCAAGAAATGAATGTGATGACAAGATGATAAGAGTGAAACTGAAACGCAAGTTGACATATAAAGGTCATTACGAGTACATGTATGTCCACACTGATCGTGTCAGAAATGCACTGAGGTAtttgatggcaaacaataaatgGTATGGTGATGTGACTATGAATGACGAATGGGTAAActctctgaatggcactgaccaGCATGAGGAAAGCACCAAACAGGAAACACCTGCTAACAGTGATGATGACAATGTTCCTGAAGAGCAAGCAGAGGAAGATGTGACTTATATCAAAGACCAGAATGGGCttttgtcagatacatcatTACAACCTGTCGATCTGGGTTCAGAGATCATTGATCAGAATTTTCAGGACATACTTAATGTGGCACCAGGTGAAGGTAACAGTCCAGTGAGGCTGCTGTCCGATAAAACCAACGAGGCAAAATGTTTCCCTGTTTTGTTTCCATCTGGTGGACCTACATTCCATGATGAAAGAGAGTCCAAAATAACTCTGTCTCGGTATCTGAATACACGCATTCTGAATGCAGATGGGCGTTTTGCACAGAACACAGACTTCATTTTTTACGCACAATACATATCAGAGGTGCATCAAGTTGTATCTGGTGTATCAGTGGCGTTACGCAAAGGTGGCGGCAACTCCCCTCTGAAAGACGCATCACCAGACATGTTGTTGAACTCAGACTCCTTGGGTAAAATATTGCGCAATGACGAAGGATACAAGTTCTTACGAGGAATTCGTGGCACACCTCCATACTGGATGTCAGTTCAGAAAGATTTATTTGCCATGATAAGACAACTCTCCATACCCACATTCTTTGCATCTTTTAGCTCTGCAGATTTGAGATGGCCTGAAATGCTGAACTCTATTCTAAGAATAGAAGGTAAACAAACGTCTGTTGACGATCTTGACTGGTCTGACAAATGTGGACTCATACGCCAAAACCCTGTGACAGCGGCAAGAATGTTTGATCACCGATGGCATTGCTTTCTCCGTGATGTAATCATGTCGCCAGCAGAACCCATAGGGAAAATAAAGGACTACTTTTATCGTGTTGAATTTCAACAACGTGGTTCTCCTCATGTCCACTGTCTTTTTTGGGTTGAAAATGCTCCCAAGATTGATAAAgagagtgatgatgaagtggcacagttcatagatacatacatcacCTGTGAAATTCCACCAGAAACAGATGCAGAGCTTTATGAGGTTGTGAGCAGCGTACAGAGGCACAGCACAAGACACTCTAAGACTTGCCGCAAGAAAAACACAGTGTGCAGGTTCAACTTCCCACGGCCACCATCAAGCTGTACTTTCATCACAAGAGGCGGTAACTGTGAGGACTTGAATGGCAATGATGACAATACAAGTGCGAGTGCAATAATAAAGAATGTTAAAACTGCGTTGACCATGCCTGACATGGATTTTGATACAGCCGATGCATTTTTTGAGTCTCTTGGGATAGATCAAGATTTGTTTGAAAAGGCGTACAACATATGTTCCAAAAAGAAAAGCATTGTCCTGAAACGAAGTCCTGGAGACATTTGGGTGAACCAGTacaacaaagacttactccGTGCTTGGCAAGGCAATATGGATATCCAGTATGTCACAGATGCCTTTTCAGTTGTGGTCTACATACTGTCGTACATCACAAAAGCAGAACAAGAAATGGGTTTGCTCTTACAACGTGCCCAAGACGAGTCAATGAATGGCAACCTTGATGCAAAAGCAGCATTCAAACAGCTTGGAAGTGTATACCTACACAACAGAGAAGTTTCAGCCCAAGAGGCAGTTTATCgattaacacacatgcacttgaaaGAATGCTCTCGCGACGTACAGTTCATTCCAGTTGGTGATAATCCTGTTAGGATGAGTTTACCTCTGCATTTACTCCAAAGTAAAGCCCAATTCCAACAGTGTAATGATGAAAGCAGCATTTGGATGACCAATGTGGTTGAGAGGTATAAGAGCAGACCCCAGAATGcacaatttgaggatttatgcctGGCCAGTTTTTGTTCTGAATACAGAGTTCTACCAAAGTCACAGGTTCCGGCTGAAAGAGATTCACATGACATTGTACAGCTCAACAACAACTGTGGCTTTGTGAAACGAAGGACCCGAACTGAACCTGCTGTCGTGAGGTATCCCAGATTTTCTCCCACAAAAAACCCCGAAAAGTACTTCCATTCATTGCTGCAACTGTTTTTGCCTTACTATGAAGACTGTCACCTCAAACCGCCCCAGTTTGATACATATGAGGATTTCTATAAAAATGGTGCAGTGAAATGTGGTGTTGATGTTCAAAGAGTGCAGTCGATTGTGGATACCAACAAAGctttatttgaaaaagaaagtgatGAGATTGACAGAGCTAAACAGTTGCTGGAAGACAAAATTGATCTAGAAGATGCCTGGGCTCAGATATGTCCTGAAACAGAAAGGGAACGTCTTCGTTGTTTGAATctgatgaaaaaaaaggttgtagatgatgaaggtgatgatgatgacaaactCATTCCTGACCTGACAGCAAACCCACAGACTACATGCACTTTGGAAACAAATCATGTGTCAATGCCCAGACAAGATGCATTACATTTATTGCGATCATTAAATGAAGAACAGTCTGCCATATTCTATGCTGTTCGTAAGTGGTGTTTGCAGAAactgtttggacaaaatcctgaaccattGCGATTATTCATTACTGGTGGAGCAGGAACAGGGAAAAGCCATTTAATCAAAGCGATACATTACGAATCTACCAGGCTGTTGTCACAGATTGCTGAAAATCCTGAGGATCTCACTGTGCTTCTAACAGCACCTACAGGAGTGGCTGCATATAACATTGGTGCTGCAACAATTCACAATACATTCTCCATTGGTGCAAATGTCAAACTGCCATATCAACCACTAGGTGATGAGAAAGTCAATTCTTTGCGAACCAAAATGGGCAGCTTGCAAATTCTGATCATTGATGAAGTGTCCATGGTCGACCACCGTCTTTTGGCCTACATTCATGGTAGACTGCGTCAAATTAAGCAGACTGGTGATTATTCCTTGTTTGCCAAAGTTTCCCTGATTTGTGTGGGTGATTTTTTTCAACTCAAGCCCGTGAAAGGCACGCCTCTTTTTGCTGAAAACAAAGGAGCCAACCTGTGGGACAACAACTTTGAGGTTGCAGAACTGACTAAAGTTGTTAGACAAGAAAATGCAGCATTTGCGGAAATGCTTAATCGTCTCAGAGTCCGTAAAAAGAACGAACCTCTCACCGACTGTGATGTTCTCACACTGAGGCAGCGTGAAACTGGTGAGGAATCTACAGACATTCATGTGTATGCTACAAATGCAGAGGTTGATGAATATAACGTGAAGAGACTGCAAGAGACCTGCCCAGACGCAATCAGCATACGTGCTCAAGACTTTGTCCGAAATCCCAAAACTGGAAGAATGGAACGGAAATTTGGCTTTCACACAAAAGTTTTCAACTCTTGCTTGCCTAAATGTGTTTCCTTGGGTGTTGGAGCAAGGGTCATGTTGAAGAAAAACATAGATGTGTCTGATGGCCTTGTCAATGGAGCATGTGGCACAGTCGTGGAAATCATTCAAAGTCAACAAGACGATGACATGCCTGCAGCTATCCACGTGGAGTTTGAAGACCCTAATGTAGGAAAGATCCAGAGGTCAAAAGCAAAAAGGGTTTCTGAACGTTCAACGATAGTGGAAGTGCAAGAGGAACAAGTGGCTAATAATGGTGGAGTACGAAGGCAACTGCCGATTAGCCTGGCCTG A